One segment of Mus caroli chromosome 6, CAROLI_EIJ_v1.1, whole genome shotgun sequence DNA contains the following:
- the Rad52 gene encoding DNA repair protein RAD52 homolog isoform X1, with the protein MAGPEEAVYXGCDNHPPFVGGKSVLLFGQSQYTADEYQAIQKALRQRLGPEYISSRVAGGGQKVCYIEGHRVINLANEMFGYNGWAHSITQQNVDFVDLNNGKFYVGVCAFVKVQLKDGSYHEDVGYGVSEGLRSKALSLEKARKEAVTDGLKRALRSFGNALGNCILDKDYLRSLNKLPRQLPLDVDLTKTKREDFEPSVEQARYNSCRQNEALGPPKPQEATSPCRPSPPHDSNIKLQGAKDISSSCSLADTLESXATHQRKLRKLRQKQLQQQFREQMEAHRQSHAPAEEVAAKHEAVLPAPPKHSTPIAAASELLQEKVVFPDNLEENLEMWDLTPDLEDIIKPLCRAEPAQTSATRTFNNQDSIPHIHCHQKPQEKPGPGHLQSCSTNQHVLGSRGVWKNKSSGWFNSIKCKGKVLVRFKKLT; encoded by the exons ATGGCTGGGCCTGAAGAAGCAGTCTACCNAGGGTGTGACAACCATCCTCCCTTTGTTGGTGGGAAGTCTGTGCTCCTCTTTGGACAG AGCCAATACACAGCGGATGAATACCAGGCCATCCAGAAAGCTCTGAGACAGAGGCTGGGTCCAGAGTACATTAGCAGCCGCGTGGCCGGAGGAGGTCAGAAG gtGTGTTATATTGAAGGTCATCGGGTAATTAATCTGGCCAATGAGATGTTTGGTTACAATGGCTGGGCACACTCCATCACCCAGCAAAATGTgg ATTTTGTTGACCTCAACAATGGCAAGTTCTACGTGGGAGTCTGTGCATTTGTAAAGGTGCAGTTAaag GATGGTTCCTATCATGAGGACGTGGGCTATGGCGTTAGTGAGGGCCTCCGGTCGAAGGCCTTGTCACTGGAGAAGGCCAGGAAGGAGGCTGTGACTGATGGGCTGAAGCGAGCACTCAG GAGTTTTGGGAATGCACTTGGAAACTGTATTCTGGACAAAGACTATCTGAGGTCACTAAATAAGCTTCCACGACAG CTCCCTCTTGATGTGGATTTAACTAAAACAAAGAGAGAAGATTTTGAACCATCTGTAGAACAGGCAAGATACAACAGCTGCCGACAGAATGAAGCATTGGGACCCCCCAAACCACAGGAAGCAACTTCCCCTTGCAGACCAAGCCCCCCACATGATTCGAACATTAAGCTTCAGGGGGCTAAGGACATCAGCAGCTCCTG CAGTCTGGCCGACACCTTGGAGAGTNATGCCACTCACCAGAGGAAGCTCCGGAAGCTCCGGCAGAAGCAGCTCCAGCAGCAGTTCCGGGAACAGATGGAGGCTCACCGGCAGAGCCATGCACCTGCCGAAGAGGTGGCAGCCAAGCATGAGG CAGTGCTTCCAGCCCCTCCAAAACACAGCACCCCTATAGCTGCAGCCTCAGAACTCCTCCAGGAGAAAGTCGTCTTTCCAG ATAACCTTGAAGAGAACCTAGAAATGTGGGACCTTACTCCAGACTTAGAGGACATCATTAAGCCCTTGTGTAGAGCAGAACCAGCCCAAACCTCTGCCACTCGAACCTTCAACAACCAAGACAGCATCCCACATATCCATTGCCATCAGAAACCACAAGAAAAGCCTGGACCTGGGCACCTGCAGTCCTGCAGCACCAACCAGCATGTTCTAGGTAGCAGAGGTGTGTGGAAGAACAAAAGTTCGGGGTGGTTTAATTCtataaaatgtaaaggaaaggTGCTAGTTCGTTTTAAGAAGTTgacttag
- the Rad52 gene encoding DNA repair protein RAD52 homolog isoform X3 → MAGPEEAVYXGCDNHPPFVGGKSVLLFGQSQYTADEYQAIQKALRQRLGPEYISSRVAGGGQKVCYIEGHRVINLANEMFGYNGWAHSITQQNVDFVDLNNGKFYVGVCAFVKVQLKDGSYHEDVGYGVSEGLRSKALSLEKARKEAVTDGLKRALRSFGNALGNCILDKDYLRSLNKLPRQLPLDVDLTKTKREDFEPSVEQARYNSCRQNEALGPPKPQEATSPCRPSPPHDSNIKLQGAKDISSSWYWAQVPPFPLWPLLVWLWSISTPALETSKWFVCFLKPGPLWLTWFAAVWPTPWRVMPLTRGSSGSSGRSSSSSSSGNRWRLTGRAMHLPKRWQPSMRKTLNLIGRSRT, encoded by the exons ATGGCTGGGCCTGAAGAAGCAGTCTACCNAGGGTGTGACAACCATCCTCCCTTTGTTGGTGGGAAGTCTGTGCTCCTCTTTGGACAG AGCCAATACACAGCGGATGAATACCAGGCCATCCAGAAAGCTCTGAGACAGAGGCTGGGTCCAGAGTACATTAGCAGCCGCGTGGCCGGAGGAGGTCAGAAG gtGTGTTATATTGAAGGTCATCGGGTAATTAATCTGGCCAATGAGATGTTTGGTTACAATGGCTGGGCACACTCCATCACCCAGCAAAATGTgg ATTTTGTTGACCTCAACAATGGCAAGTTCTACGTGGGAGTCTGTGCATTTGTAAAGGTGCAGTTAaag GATGGTTCCTATCATGAGGACGTGGGCTATGGCGTTAGTGAGGGCCTCCGGTCGAAGGCCTTGTCACTGGAGAAGGCCAGGAAGGAGGCTGTGACTGATGGGCTGAAGCGAGCACTCAG GAGTTTTGGGAATGCACTTGGAAACTGTATTCTGGACAAAGACTATCTGAGGTCACTAAATAAGCTTCCACGACAG CTCCCTCTTGATGTGGATTTAACTAAAACAAAGAGAGAAGATTTTGAACCATCTGTAGAACAGGCAAGATACAACAGCTGCCGACAGAATGAAGCATTGGGACCCCCCAAACCACAGGAAGCAACTTCCCCTTGCAGACCAAGCCCCCCACATGATTCGAACATTAAGCTTCAGGGGGCTAAGGACATCAGCAGCTCCTGGTACTGGGCTCAGgttcccccctttcctctctggccCCTTCTCGTGTGGCTTTGGTCAATATCCACTCCTGCACTTGAAACCAGCAAGTGGTTTGTGTGCTTCCTCAAGCCGGGTCCATTGTGGTTAACTTGGTTTGCAGCAGTCTGGCCGACACCTTGGAGAGTNATGCCACTCACCAGAGGAAGCTCCGGAAGCTCCGGCAGAAGCAGCTCCAGCAGCAGTTCCGGGAACAGATGGAGGCTCACCGGCAGAGCCATGCACCTGCCGAAGAGGTGGCAGCCAAGCATGAGG AAAACTCTGAACCTCATAGGAAGATCCAGGACctga
- the Rad52 gene encoding DNA repair protein RAD52 homolog isoform X4 codes for MAGPEEAVYXGCDNHPPFVGGKSVLLFGQSQYTADEYQAIQKALRQRLGPEYISSRVAGGGQKVCYIEGHRVINLANEMFGYNGWAHSITQQNVDFVDLNNGKFYVGVCAFVKVQLKDGSYHEDVGYGVSEGLRSKALSLEKARKEAVTDGLKRALRSFGNALGNCILDKDYLRSLNKLPRQLPLDVDLTKTKREDFEPSVEQARYNSCRQNEALGPPKPQEATSPCRPSPPHDSNIKLQGAKDISSSCSLADTLESXATHQRKLRKLRQKQLQQQFREQMEAHRQSHAPAEEVAAKHEENSEPHRKIQDLKKRKLDPS; via the exons ATGGCTGGGCCTGAAGAAGCAGTCTACCNAGGGTGTGACAACCATCCTCCCTTTGTTGGTGGGAAGTCTGTGCTCCTCTTTGGACAG AGCCAATACACAGCGGATGAATACCAGGCCATCCAGAAAGCTCTGAGACAGAGGCTGGGTCCAGAGTACATTAGCAGCCGCGTGGCCGGAGGAGGTCAGAAG gtGTGTTATATTGAAGGTCATCGGGTAATTAATCTGGCCAATGAGATGTTTGGTTACAATGGCTGGGCACACTCCATCACCCAGCAAAATGTgg ATTTTGTTGACCTCAACAATGGCAAGTTCTACGTGGGAGTCTGTGCATTTGTAAAGGTGCAGTTAaag GATGGTTCCTATCATGAGGACGTGGGCTATGGCGTTAGTGAGGGCCTCCGGTCGAAGGCCTTGTCACTGGAGAAGGCCAGGAAGGAGGCTGTGACTGATGGGCTGAAGCGAGCACTCAG GAGTTTTGGGAATGCACTTGGAAACTGTATTCTGGACAAAGACTATCTGAGGTCACTAAATAAGCTTCCACGACAG CTCCCTCTTGATGTGGATTTAACTAAAACAAAGAGAGAAGATTTTGAACCATCTGTAGAACAGGCAAGATACAACAGCTGCCGACAGAATGAAGCATTGGGACCCCCCAAACCACAGGAAGCAACTTCCCCTTGCAGACCAAGCCCCCCACATGATTCGAACATTAAGCTTCAGGGGGCTAAGGACATCAGCAGCTCCTG CAGTCTGGCCGACACCTTGGAGAGTNATGCCACTCACCAGAGGAAGCTCCGGAAGCTCCGGCAGAAGCAGCTCCAGCAGCAGTTCCGGGAACAGATGGAGGCTCACCGGCAGAGCCATGCACCTGCCGAAGAGGTGGCAGCCAAGCATGAGG AAAACTCTGAACCTCATAGGAAGATCCAGGACctgaagaaaaggaaactagATCCATCCTGA
- the Rad52 gene encoding DNA repair protein RAD52 homolog isoform X2: MAGPEEAVYXGCDNHPPFVGGKSVLLFGQSQYTADEYQAIQKALRQRLGPEYISSRVAGGGQKVCYIEGHRVINLANEMFGYNGWAHSITQQNVDFVDLNNGKFYVGVCAFVKVQLKDGSYHEDVGYGVSEGLRSKALSLEKARKEAVTDGLKRALRSFGNALGNCILDKDYLRSLNKLPRQLPLDVDLTKTKREDFEPSVEQARYNSCRQNEALGPPKPQEATSPCRPSPPHDSNIKLQGAKDISSSCSLADTLESXATHQRKLRKLRQKQLQQQFREQMEAHRQSHAPAEEVAAKHEAVLPAPPKHSTPIAAASELLQEKVVFPDNLEENLEMWDLTPDLEDIIKPLCRAEPAQTSATRTFNNQDSIPHIHCHQKPQEKPGPGHLQSCSTNQHVLGSRENSEPHRKIQDLKKRKLDPS, from the exons ATGGCTGGGCCTGAAGAAGCAGTCTACCNAGGGTGTGACAACCATCCTCCCTTTGTTGGTGGGAAGTCTGTGCTCCTCTTTGGACAG AGCCAATACACAGCGGATGAATACCAGGCCATCCAGAAAGCTCTGAGACAGAGGCTGGGTCCAGAGTACATTAGCAGCCGCGTGGCCGGAGGAGGTCAGAAG gtGTGTTATATTGAAGGTCATCGGGTAATTAATCTGGCCAATGAGATGTTTGGTTACAATGGCTGGGCACACTCCATCACCCAGCAAAATGTgg ATTTTGTTGACCTCAACAATGGCAAGTTCTACGTGGGAGTCTGTGCATTTGTAAAGGTGCAGTTAaag GATGGTTCCTATCATGAGGACGTGGGCTATGGCGTTAGTGAGGGCCTCCGGTCGAAGGCCTTGTCACTGGAGAAGGCCAGGAAGGAGGCTGTGACTGATGGGCTGAAGCGAGCACTCAG GAGTTTTGGGAATGCACTTGGAAACTGTATTCTGGACAAAGACTATCTGAGGTCACTAAATAAGCTTCCACGACAG CTCCCTCTTGATGTGGATTTAACTAAAACAAAGAGAGAAGATTTTGAACCATCTGTAGAACAGGCAAGATACAACAGCTGCCGACAGAATGAAGCATTGGGACCCCCCAAACCACAGGAAGCAACTTCCCCTTGCAGACCAAGCCCCCCACATGATTCGAACATTAAGCTTCAGGGGGCTAAGGACATCAGCAGCTCCTG CAGTCTGGCCGACACCTTGGAGAGTNATGCCACTCACCAGAGGAAGCTCCGGAAGCTCCGGCAGAAGCAGCTCCAGCAGCAGTTCCGGGAACAGATGGAGGCTCACCGGCAGAGCCATGCACCTGCCGAAGAGGTGGCAGCCAAGCATGAGG CAGTGCTTCCAGCCCCTCCAAAACACAGCACCCCTATAGCTGCAGCCTCAGAACTCCTCCAGGAGAAAGTCGTCTTTCCAG ATAACCTTGAAGAGAACCTAGAAATGTGGGACCTTACTCCAGACTTAGAGGACATCATTAAGCCCTTGTGTAGAGCAGAACCAGCCCAAACCTCTGCCACTCGAACCTTCAACAACCAAGACAGCATCCCACATATCCATTGCCATCAGAAACCACAAGAAAAGCCTGGACCTGGGCACCTGCAGTCCTGCAGCACCAACCAGCATGTTCTAGGTAGCAGAG AAAACTCTGAACCTCATAGGAAGATCCAGGACctgaagaaaaggaaactagATCCATCCTGA